The following are encoded together in the Lactuca sativa cultivar Salinas chromosome 1, Lsat_Salinas_v11, whole genome shotgun sequence genome:
- the LOC111921443 gene encoding uncharacterized protein LOC111921443 → MLICYNCKKPGHHWKNCRDPPASAVPHITSAVPVCYHCNETVHKKPECPKLKTGKGDRGTNPTIASSSKGTTMVTRGRAHQMTVEEPMITTTVADTYLLDSKPDVVMFDSGATHSFVSHTFINRLGRSIGKLAHPMVVDVVDNRTIYVTDVYQGYTLEFSGVEFPIDLIPIAMRELCVIVGMYWLDAFDAEIHCRKKQVRVRNPRGGELIIQGDIPRLDMASCSSAIALDDVPIVSDFSDVFLEELPGLPPIRFWSKSVLNSRSVSETLL, encoded by the exons ATGTTGATATGCTACAACTGCAAAAAGCCAGGGCATCATTGGAAGAATTGTAGGGATCCCCCTGCGAGTGCAGTACCTCATATTACTTCTGCAGTTCCCGTCTGCTATCACTGCAACGAGACAGTACACAAGAAGCCTGAATGCCCGAAGTTGAAGACTGGTAAAGGAGACAGGGGTACAAATCCTACAATTGCATCATCCTCTAAGGGAACCACTATGGTGACACGAGGTCGTGCTCACCAGATGACTGTGGAGGAGCCGATGATTACAACGACAGTGGCAGACACTTATTTGCTAGATTCCAAGCCcgatgttgttatgtttgatagcgGTGCTACCCATTCTTTTGTATCTCACACGTTTATTAATCGTTTGGGGCGTAGTATCGGAAAATTGGCTCACCCAATGGTTGTCGATGTTGTCGACAACCGCACTATTTATGTCACCGATGTTTATCAGGGTTACACTCTCGAGTTTTCTGGAGTTGAATTCCCCATTGATCTTATCCCTATTGCGATGCGAGAGCTCTGCGTTATCGTAGGGATGTATTGGCTTGATGCGTTTGATGCGGAAATCCACTGTCGTAAGAAGCAAGTTCGTGTTCGAAACCCTAGAGGTGGAGAACTTATTATTCAGGGGGACATTCCCCGCCTGGATATGGCTTCTTGCTCTTCTGCTATAGCACTAGACGACGTTCCTATTGTTTCCGACTTTAGCGATGTCTTTCTGGAGGAACTCCCTGGCTTGCCACCTAttcg attttggagtaaatccgttttgaacagcaggtctgtttcagAGACCTtgttgtga